The Ranitomeya imitator isolate aRanImi1 chromosome 8, aRanImi1.pri, whole genome shotgun sequence genome window below encodes:
- the C8H3orf49 gene encoding putative uncharacterized protein C3orf49 homolog, whose product MSLKGIDRNNVLPIHQSGHKLPITGVLTIEEWSYGVPYMNGDVSTEHDQTTGSRVQGKIVMEPKPKASESQSLIKKSGKGSQTNKGGSSQSKRKGIIRWHGAVSTNLLNQKVLVPNEELSSDSDSGSSITREHKKKSVGQKMKIFMDKVLATRIKEAKPVNVLQAASSRNESLEMSHKQHHLPKMIQHLALPRKRVKGSGRRISRAAILQLDIHVVEAETERITTDKVIVRSKKTTRRVSVTSLPAGLQKGSYSSKKRQFALVKRKKKAIEKVKHQSEYTVGSLQTQVDDLIETIADKSSKLLAQRHEELRECESLGDEILQCSKQFQKISKKNTRKYKFKNVCFPCICCCY is encoded by the exons ATGTCGCTTAAAGGAATTGATCGTAACAATGTATTACCGATCCACCAGTCAGGTCATAAGTTGCCGATCACTGGTGTTCTGACCATTGAAGAATGGAGCTATGGAGTCCCCTATATGAATGGAGACGTG TCTACAGAACATGACCAGACCACCGGTTCGAGAGTTCAAGGCAAAATAGTCATGGAACCAAAGCCGAAGGCATCGGAGTCTCAGTCCCTTATCAAGAAGAGCGGCAAAGGATCCCAGACAAACAAGGGCGGTTCTTCTCAGTCGAAACGAAAAGGCATTATCAG GTGGCATGGAGCTGTCTCAACCAACCTACTAAACCAAAAAGTCCTTGTCCCCAATGAAGAACTATCAAGTGACAGCGATTCTGGATCCTCCATAACCCGAGAACACAAGAAAAAAAGTGTGGGGCAAAAGATGAAAATTTTTATGGATAAAGTACTAGCCACCAGAATAAAGGAAGCCAAGCCTGTGAATGTCCTTCAGGCTGCATCTTCTAGGAATGAGTCACTGGAGATGTCCCACAAACAGCATCATCTTCCTAAAATGATTCAACACCTCGCACTCCCACGGAAAAGAGTCAAGGGGTCGGGAAGGAGGATCTCACGAGCTG CAATTCTTCAACTGGATATTCATGTTGTAGAGGCAGAGACGGAGCGGATCACCACGGACAAAGTGATAGTGCGCTCCAAGAAAACCACCAGGCGAGTGTCTGTCACCTCGCTGCCCGCTGGTCTACAGAAG GGGTCCTATTCATCAAAAAAAAGGCAATTTGCTCTTGTTAAAAGGAAGAAGAAAGCCATAGAGAAGGTGAAACATCAGTCCGAGTACACGGTGGGCAGTCTGCAGACGCAG GTCGATGATCTGATCGAAACGATTGCAGACAAGTCCAGTAAACTCCTGGCGCAGCGACACGAGGAGCTGCGCGAGTGCGAATCTCTCGGGGACGAAATACTTCAATGTTCTAAGCAGTTTCAGAAAATCTCCAAAAAGAACACGAGAAAGTACAAATTTAAGAACGTTTGTTTCCCTTGTATCTGCTGCTGTTACTAG